In Malania oleifera isolate guangnan ecotype guangnan chromosome 8, ASM2987363v1, whole genome shotgun sequence, a single window of DNA contains:
- the LOC131162708 gene encoding uncharacterized protein LOC131162708 yields MGLKVEPHPTPYKVAWVNVATTPISHRCLVLINIPDYEDKIWYDVLRMDVAHILLEIPWLYDLDVLDSGRANTYTFRCNGKKIVLSPSEPKKDKQDKEKKSLKIKEKVGNSLHVLRKKQFEQKSKKTQIVYVVVTKENDSSTLEHETPHEVSPILSEFSDVISEPLNELPPMRDI; encoded by the coding sequence atgggattgAAAGTTGAACCTCATCCCACTCCGTATAAAGTTGCTTGGGTGAATGTAGCAACCACGCCCATAAGCCATAGGTGTCTAGTCCTTATCAATATTCCGGACTATGAAGACAAAATCTGGTATGACGTCCTTCGTATGGATGTTGCCCACATTCTATTAGAAATACCTTGGCTGTATGATCTTGATGTCTTAGACAGTGGTAGAGCCAACACCTATACTTTTAGGTGCAATGGAAAGAAGATTGTCTTGAGTCCTTCAGAGCCCAAGAAGGACAAACAAGACAAGGAAAAGAAAAGtttgaaaataaaagagaaagttGGAAATTCTTTGCATGTTCTAAGAAAGAAACAATTTGAGCAAAAGAGTAAGAAGACACAGATTGTCTATGTTGTGGTAACCAAGGAAAATGACTCCTCTACTCTAGAACATGAGACACCACATGAAGTGTCACCTATACTTTCTGAATTTAGTGATGTTATCTCTGAACCTCTAAATGAATTACCCCCAATGAGAGATATTTAG